A single Neoarius graeffei isolate fNeoGra1 chromosome 23, fNeoGra1.pri, whole genome shotgun sequence DNA region contains:
- the LOC132871819 gene encoding protein NYNRIN-like — MINAYHSLKSALCSTPALGLPDYSKPFHLYSCEQQGTASGVLAQEHGGGIRPCAFLSKTLDTVAQGLPACLRAVAACAMMVSDAEKLVLSHPLILHSSHQVKQVLQNLQTQHMTAQRRSGYETILLSTDNLEIRAASSNTVGHALARLLNSQDDTLEDTDHDCLSEILHTTSIRPDLSSSPLETGEVIFVDGSCSKPSDNVFLCGYSVCSLPDIVHEAYALPFSSAQAAELYALMRACILFQGKDVTIYTDSRYAFGVAHDFGKIWQSRGFHAADGKPISHSTLVQNLIDSCHLPRSLAIVKTKAHASGNTPERMGNSLADRMAKFAAASGVMSPGLDSSSCNTSCLASSLIPDLDLISLQASASPNDSVFWQLQDAYVASDGLWYSQDGRLCLPSHCLPFLVREFHGVTHRARRGVKGDMNKLFCIANLNSLVDSILERCLICAQNNHSKAVAKHECLPIPTSPFSEWQIDFTHMPPCGPFKYLLVIVDKFSKWVEAFPCSRENAKVVTRTLAKEIIPRYGVPDAIDSDKGTPFASKVTQDLCKYLSLNWRFHIPYHPQSSGIVERTNRTLKDKLTKAMQTTGSRNWVDLLPATLAEIRMTSKPSLGGYSPYEIIFGRPFPVPWRKGTPALGTSDLKTHMDEYSAALIDKLHEICNKVNSTISLPPSANTHPFQVGDKVLVQFFKRFGQLGKPRYSEPAEIVAITRTAVLTDLFPQWIHATRLKKAP; from the coding sequence atgattaacgcttatcactccctcaaaagcgctctctgctccaccccagctctgggtttacctgactactccaagccctttcatctctactcctgtgaacaacaaggtacggcgtctggtgttttggctcaggagcatggaggggggattcgtccgtgtgcgttcttatctaaaacattagacactgttgctcaaggcttgcctgcgtgtctaagagctgtcgccgcctgtgctatgatggtttcagatgcagagaaattggttttgtctcacccactgatcttgcactcgtcacatcaagttaaacaggtattgcaaaatttgcagactcaacatatgactgcacagcgacgctccggatatgaaaccattctccTTTCTACTGATAATCTCGAAATTCGAGCCGCATCTtctaatactgtaggtcacgctctcgcacgccttcttaactctcaggacgacaccttagaggacactgatcatgattgtctatctgaaatcttgcatactaccagtatcaggcctgatctttcctccagccctctagagactggggaagtaatctttgttgatggctcttgttctaaaccttcagataatgttttcctctgtggctattctgtgtgttccctgcctgacattgtacacgaggcctatgctctcccgttctcttccgctcaggcagccgaattgtatgcactaatgcgtgcctgtattttgtttcagggcaaggaCGTCACCATCTATACAGACTCTCGTTATGCCTTTggggtggctcatgattttgggaagatttggcagtcacggggcttccacgcagcagatgggaagcccatttcacactcaaccttagtacaaaatcttattgattcttgtcatctccctaggtcactcgctATAGTCAAGACTAAGgcgcatgcctcgggaaacacccctgaacgcatgggcaactctcttgctgatcgtatggcgaaatttgctgctgcttctggtgtcatgtctcctggtctagactcttcatcatgtaatacatcttgtcttgctagtagtttgatcccagatttagaccttatctctttacaggcttcagcttctccaaatgattctgTCTTTTGGCAGCTACAAGATGCTTATGTCGCCTCTGATGGCCTGTGGTACAGTCAAGATGGCCGTCTTTGCCTTCCATCACATTGCCTTCCTTTCCTTGTGCGTGAATTTCATGGCGTAACACACCGTGCACGAAGGGGAGtaaagggggacatgaacaaacttttctgtatagctaatctaaacagtttggtggattcaattctcgagagatgcctcatctgcgcacagaacaatcactccaaagcagtcgcgaaacacgagtgtttacccataccgacatctccattctcagaatggcaaattgacttcacacacatgcctccctgtgggccgtttaaatatctcttggtgattgtggacaaattttctaaatgggtagaagcctttccgtgttctagagagaatgcaaaggtagtgactcggacgttggcaaaagaaataatacctcgttatggggttccagatgccatagactcagacaaaggtacccctttcgcctcaaaggtcacacaagatctgtgtaagtatctttcactaaactggcgctttcacattccataccatcctcaatcttctggtatcgtagagcgtactaatcgaacattgaaagacaaactaactaaggctatgcagaccacgggttccagaaattgggtagacctattgccagccacactggccgaaattcgcatgacatctaagcctagtctcggcggctactccccctacgagatcatttttgggcgaccgttccctgtcccctggagaaaagggactccggctctgggtacctctgatttgaagacacatatggatgagtattctgcagcccttatcgataaattgcatgaaatttgtaataaggtcaatagtacaatatcacttccaccatcggcaaacacacaccccttccaagtgggagataaggtgctggtgcaattttttaaacgatttggacaattgggaaaacctcgatatagtgagcctgcagaaatagtcgccattactcgtactgctgttttaactgacctttttccacagtggattcatgccacccgactgaagaaggctccgtaa